The following DNA comes from Chrysiogenes arsenatis DSM 11915.
ATATCGCGAAGCGTTTGCCGGATGGGGAATACGTGTTGAAGTTGCACCGTGGCACAAAGGATTACAAGAATAAGCCGATTCCGGTGGATGGGCTGCGGCCTTGGGTCTACGGGTTGACGGATGATCATAGCGGGGTGCATGTGGCACGGTATGTGGCGGCGTGTGGCGAGAGCGCGGGGGACAATCTGGATTTTCTGGCGTGGGCATGGAGCCGTAATGAATGCAAGGAGTTTTTTGGGCTGCCAGAAAAGATCAAGGGGGATAAGGGGCCGATGATGTCGAGCGAGGGGGCGGTGGATTTTTTTGGCCGCCTGGGGGTGGAGATTGACCCGTCGGTGCCGCTGTCTAAGGAGGCTCACGGCAAAATTGAGCGCCCGTGGCGGACGCAGTGGCAGCGGTTTGAGTTGCCGTTTTTTGTGGAGAGTAATTGGAAGTCGTTTGAAATCACCCTTTCGGAATTGAATCGGCAGTTTTTTATTTATCAGCAGGAGCTAAATGGGCGTGAGCATCGCTTCGAGCGGGGGGCGAGTCGCATGGATGCGTGGCGCGAGATCAGCCGCTACGGCGGCGCGGTGGAGTTGCCGGAGGATGCGATCCGCACGGTGGTGCGGCGTTGGAAGCGTAAGGTGGATCAGGCGGGGGTGCTTTCGCTGGAAGGGGTGCTGTACGAGGTGAAGGGGCTGCATGATGCCTGGGTATTTGTGTACCAAGGGGTGTTTGAGCAGGCGATGGTGGTGGTGGATTGTGTTACTGGCCAGAAGTACGAGGTGGAGGATTTCCGTCCGAACAAGATTGGCGAGTTTACGGCGGCGCCGCATTCGCCGTACCAGAAGGCGGCGAAGGAAGCGGTGCAACTTGATGGGATGCACAATTCTTTATATACGCAGGCGGTGGCGGTTGACGCGAAGTTAAAGCGGCTGCCGACGCGGACGAAGGAGGTTCGTGCTTTGGAAAATCCGCTGAATGTGGATGTGTATCCGGATGTGGCGGCGGCGTTACGGGATTTGCAGGCGATGTCGGGTTTGATTTTAACGGGTGCGTCGCGGGCTGAGGTGGCGCGATTGATTGAAGAGGCGGGTTGTTCACGCCGGTTTGTGGCGGAGTTGGCGGCGGATATTGAACACGAACGGGTGCGCGAGGCGCTATAAAAAGTGCCTCTGGGGAGGGATTCCCAGAGGCAGGGTGCTGTGTTACCAAAACAAGAACTAGAGGGTATCTATATGCAGAGTATGACGCGTTTAGAGTTGTTTGTCAATCTTGGGTATAAGCGCGATCCGTTCAAGGATGCGGTGTTTGCGACGGCTGATGGTTTGCGGGTGATGCGGATTTTGACGATGGCGGTGGAGTCTCAGGCGATGGTGTGTATTTGCGGTGAGCGTGGGATTGGGAAGTCCAAGGCGATCACGGCGGCGCTTTCAAAGCTGGGGGTGCATCAGGTGCATGTGACGCGTGGTCAGAAGGAGCGGATTACGATTGGCGATATTGAGTGTGCTTTGGTGCTTGATTTAGCGCCGGATGGTGAGTCGCCAAAGCGTGGTGGCGAAGCGCGTAGTCGGCAGGTACGGAGGATTGTGGGGGAGGTAAGCCGTAAGCGCAAGATTGTGCTGGTGATTGAAGAAGCGCACCGGATGCATAGTTCGACGTTGCGCAGTCTTAAAACGTTACGGGAGATTCAGTGGATGGGCAATAGCGAGTTGTTTTCGGTGGTGCTGGTGGGGCAAAGCGATCCGATGAGTCGTGCTGGTGTTTCCGAGGTGCGGTTGCGCACGGATGTGGTGCGGATGAATGGGCTGTCGCAGGAGGAGGCGGCGGGGTATTTGTGCGCGGTGTTGCCGAATCATTTTACGGATGAAGTGGCAATGCGGGTGGCGGCGTTGTCGGCGGCACGGAACTTTTTAGAGTTGCAGGAGCGGGCGGTGGCGCTCTTAAATCTGGCGCTGGCGGATGGGCGCGAGGGGGTGAGTTTGGAGGATGTGGCGGTGTTAGCGGGGCGTGAGCAGGAGGTTTTGCCGCGTTCTGGTAGAGCGGCGGAACGGAAGCGGCCTGCGGCGAAGTCGGGTGATGTTGCGCTGCGTTCGGTTTTGGGGCGGCGTGCGGCTGCTGATGGTGTTGATGGTGACGAAAACGATATTACTCAGGCGGTGTGATAATGGAAGATATGCGTGCTATTGATTATATGAAGGATGGTAAAGGGCGGTTGGTGCCGATGTCGATGGTGAAGCCGATTGACCAGGCGCGCGATGTGCTGGTGCATGATCTGGTGAGAAAAGCACGGGCGATGCGTGACGATCTCAAGCGGTTCCGCGCGGATGTGTTTGCGGAGGTTGGCGCGTTTGTTGATTTGTCGGCGGGGGAATTTGGCGTAAGTCTCGGCGGGAAAAAGGGGAATATTACGCTCTATTCTTTTGATGGGTCACTGAAGGTGCAATTGGCGGTGGCGGATCATCTGGTGTTTGACGAGCGGCTGCAGGCTGCACAGGCGCTGATCGGTGAGTGCGTGGAGGAATGGTCGCAGGGGAGTCGCGACGAGATCAAAGCGCTGATTTCGGCAGCGTTCCAGACGGACAAAGAAGGTAAAATCAATACTGGTCGAGTGTTGTCGCTCCGTCGGATTGATATCAAAGACGAGCGCTGGCAGCGGGCGATGGTGGCGATTGGTGAGTCACTCACGGTAGTTGGGTCAAAATCATATATCCGGTTTTATGAGCGGGTGGGGGATTCGGATCAATACGTTGCGATTCCGCTCGATGTTGCGGCGGTGTAGTCATGGCGTTGGATTTGGCGACGCAGCGCAAGAAGTTGATTCGGGTGATTCATGTGGCGAAGCGCGATATGGGGCTGTCTGACGATGTGTATCGCGGGATACTGTTGGAAGCTGGCGGGGCTGAGTCGGCGGCTGATTTGAATTTATTTGCGCTCGAACGGGTGCTCAAGCATTTGCGAGCGCATGGGTTCAAGATTCGTCATGCTCGTAAGGCGGATGGGTCGCCTGTCAAAAAGCAGAAGCGCTCGCGTCCGCTGGATGTGCGCGATGAGTCTCGCAAAATCAGAGCGCTCTGGTTGTTCCTGCACGAGATTGGGGTGGTGAAGGATGCATCGGAAGCGGCGTTAGCGGCGTATGTGAAGCGGATTTGCCGCGTGGATGCGTTGCAATGGACGAACGGTTGGATGCGGGATCGGTTGATTGAGTCGCTCAAGAAGTGGGCGATGCGGTTTTTGCCTGCGATCACAGATGAATTACTGGATGAGGTATCCCGCTCGAATGCGCGGCAAGAATTGGTACTGATGGCGCGGGCACGGCAGGCGGATGCGCGGGAGCGTAATACGTTTGTGCCATATCTGGAACTGTGGGCGCTGTGTATGTTCGCGCTAGGGCGTAAGTCTGTTTTTAATCAGGATTTGATTGATAGTGCGGCTATTTTATCGGCGTGCGAGGTGCGGTTATGAATGATGTGGAGAAGGATTTTTACCCTGAGTTGTTTCGTGATTTGGCGGATAAGGCGGCACAGTTGCTGGTGAGCGAGGGGTTGGCGCCGGAGTTGGCGGATGATTTGGGGTACAAGTTTGCGGAGTTGTTGCGGATGGATTGGTCGGGTGAGCAGTTTTATTTACCGAAGGGTGTCCGTTTTGAGTTGCATAAGCGCGATCTGGAGATGTTCAAGCGGTTTAATGGGCGGAATTATTCGGAGTTGTCGCGGTTGTACGGGATTTCAACGCGGCAGGTGCGCAAGCGGATTAACGATGTGCGGGTGGCGCTACTAGCAAAGCAGCCGTCGCTATTTGATGCGCCGAGCGCGTCGGAGGTGGGGTGATGTGGTTTCTGGCTGGTTTTACGCTGGGGGCGTTGGTGGTTTGGGTGGTGTGCGAGGTGGTGTTTTATTGTCGCTGGCGGCGGTTTTATGGTCAAAGGAGGGTGCGGTTATGACTGGGTATCGTTACACGGAAAAGGGGTCTGATCGTTCGTGCGTGGTGTGTAAATGGTCGTTTAATCAGAAATCTTTTCGCGGCAAGGTGAATTTGCGTTGTGATCAGCACTCGGGGTATCGGGTGGCACGCGATAGTATTTGCGATATGTTTATCGCGCGCGTGGTGGAGGATGAGCGCAAGGGGAGTGCATGAGGGCGGTGTCGGGGCTGCTGGCGGGGATTTTGGATATTGATAAGCGGCCTGTTGCTCCGGTGCCGTGTCCGGCGTGTGGTGTGGATATGGGGTGGAGGCCGTTTCAGGGTGGGTGGTTGCCGAATGAGTATTGTCGGTGCGTGGAGCCGCCTCCGCCGGGGGTCGAGGAGTTGCTGGGGATGTGTGGGGTGCCGCTTTATTATGTCAAAAAGCGGCTGGCGGATTTGATTGATCATAATGGGCCACTGCGTAAGGTGGTGGTGTATTGCGAGGGGTCGTTGTTGTTATATGGTCTGCCGGGCACGGGGAAGACGCATATTGTGGCGGGGTTGTTGCGGCGTGAGTTGGAGAATAATCGGGTTGATGAGCGGCGTGCGATGTTTGTGGTGGTGCCGGATATGTTGGCGGAGATTCGCGAGGGGATTCGCGATAGTACGATGGAGCGGCGAATTCAGCGGATTACGTCTATTCCTTTGTTGATTCTGGATGATTTGGGGGCGGAAAAGCCGTCTGATTTTGCGCGCGAGACGCTCTATCGGATTATCAATCATCGGTATAATAATCATTTGCGGACGTGGATCACGAGTAATATGGCGTTAGATAAGGGTTTGGAGGCTCATTTGGGGTTGCGTTTATGTAGTCGCCTGAGCGAGATGTGTACGGTGATTTTTACTGGGTCGAAGGATTGGCGGAAGTGTATGCGTTCTGGTGGGTCTGCAAGTGTCGATGTGGAGGTGTCGTGATGGATGTGGTTGATCGTGTGCCGGGGGTGTGTGAGT
Coding sequences within:
- a CDS encoding gp16 family protein, producing the protein MALDLATQRKKLIRVIHVAKRDMGLSDDVYRGILLEAGGAESAADLNLFALERVLKHLRAHGFKIRHARKADGSPVKKQKRSRPLDVRDESRKIRALWLFLHEIGVVKDASEAALAAYVKRICRVDALQWTNGWMRDRLIESLKKWAMRFLPAITDELLDEVSRSNARQELVLMARARQADARERNTFVPYLELWALCMFALGRKSVFNQDLIDSAAILSACEVRL
- a CDS encoding ATP-binding protein, with the protein product MTRLELFVNLGYKRDPFKDAVFATADGLRVMRILTMAVESQAMVCICGERGIGKSKAITAALSKLGVHQVHVTRGQKERITIGDIECALVLDLAPDGESPKRGGEARSRQVRRIVGEVSRKRKIVLVIEEAHRMHSSTLRSLKTLREIQWMGNSELFSVVLVGQSDPMSRAGVSEVRLRTDVVRMNGLSQEEAAGYLCAVLPNHFTDEVAMRVAALSAARNFLELQERAVALLNLALADGREGVSLEDVAVLAGREQEVLPRSGRAAERKRPAAKSGDVALRSVLGRRAAADGVDGDENDITQAV
- a CDS encoding ATP-binding protein, translated to MRAVSGLLAGILDIDKRPVAPVPCPACGVDMGWRPFQGGWLPNEYCRCVEPPPPGVEELLGMCGVPLYYVKKRLADLIDHNGPLRKVVVYCEGSLLLYGLPGTGKTHIVAGLLRRELENNRVDERRAMFVVVPDMLAEIREGIRDSTMERRIQRITSIPLLILDDLGAEKPSDFARETLYRIINHRYNNHLRTWITSNMALDKGLEAHLGLRLCSRLSEMCTVIFTGSKDWRKCMRSGGSASVDVEVS
- a CDS encoding DDE-type integrase/transposase/recombinase, with product MARAIDPAMLAMMQADWRAAGAGMRTRVVQQWAERLGVSVAALYRALPRQRTHESSRKIEGIEDAARVVAAIKCRPPEHRGRLTTEQALRLAVENGSLEPRFGEVHPSTFDRVIRETGDLRQRRRVCRFQAERPNELHHVDASTSSCFYIAKRLPDGEYVLKLHRGTKDYKNKPIPVDGLRPWVYGLTDDHSGVHVARYVAACGESAGDNLDFLAWAWSRNECKEFFGLPEKIKGDKGPMMSSEGAVDFFGRLGVEIDPSVPLSKEAHGKIERPWRTQWQRFELPFFVESNWKSFEITLSELNRQFFIYQQELNGREHRFERGASRMDAWREISRYGGAVELPEDAIRTVVRRWKRKVDQAGVLSLEGVLYEVKGLHDAWVFVYQGVFEQAMVVVDCVTGQKYEVEDFRPNKIGEFTAAPHSPYQKAAKEAVQLDGMHNSLYTQAVAVDAKLKRLPTRTKEVRALENPLNVDVYPDVAAALRDLQAMSGLILTGASRAEVARLIEEAGCSRRFVAELAADIEHERVREAL
- a CDS encoding Mor transcription activator family protein, whose product is MNDVEKDFYPELFRDLADKAAQLLVSEGLAPELADDLGYKFAELLRMDWSGEQFYLPKGVRFELHKRDLEMFKRFNGRNYSELSRLYGISTRQVRKRINDVRVALLAKQPSLFDAPSASEVG
- a CDS encoding DUF3164 family protein, which codes for MEDMRAIDYMKDGKGRLVPMSMVKPIDQARDVLVHDLVRKARAMRDDLKRFRADVFAEVGAFVDLSAGEFGVSLGGKKGNITLYSFDGSLKVQLAVADHLVFDERLQAAQALIGECVEEWSQGSRDEIKALISAAFQTDKEGKINTGRVLSLRRIDIKDERWQRAMVAIGESLTVVGSKSYIRFYERVGDSDQYVAIPLDVAAV